The proteins below come from a single Afipia felis ATCC 53690 genomic window:
- a CDS encoding formate dehydrogenase subunit gamma, whose product MSELEVDTGDSVRPGKPVIVDRYTVGARINHWITAISLVLLALSGLALYSPSLYFLTGVFGGGQLTRALHPWIGVVLFFSFMGLFFRFFRLNLWKKNDSVWLSRLRDVLAGDENKLPEVGKYNAGQKVVFWSMSLLILVLIVSGLISWDAYFASYFTIEQRRIAVLVHSGAAIVAICVWIVHVYAGIWVRGTIGAMTRGQVTGGWAWRHHRKWLKDLVTTTKH is encoded by the coding sequence ATGAGCGAGTTGGAAGTCGACACGGGCGACAGCGTTCGCCCGGGCAAGCCAGTCATCGTCGACCGCTATACCGTCGGCGCGCGCATCAACCACTGGATCACGGCGATCAGCCTCGTGCTGCTCGCTTTGTCCGGCCTCGCACTGTACAGCCCTAGCCTTTATTTTCTGACGGGTGTGTTCGGCGGAGGGCAGTTGACGCGGGCACTCCATCCCTGGATCGGCGTGGTGCTGTTCTTCAGCTTCATGGGGCTGTTCTTCCGTTTCTTCCGGCTCAATCTCTGGAAGAAGAACGACAGCGTCTGGCTGAGCCGGTTGCGTGACGTGTTGGCCGGTGACGAGAACAAGCTGCCTGAAGTCGGCAAATACAATGCCGGGCAGAAGGTGGTGTTCTGGTCGATGTCGCTCCTGATCCTCGTTCTGATCGTCTCCGGCCTGATTAGCTGGGACGCGTATTTCGCAAGCTATTTCACTATCGAACAGCGGCGGATTGCGGTCCTGGTGCATTCGGGGGCTGCGATTGTAGCGATTTGTGTCTGGATCGTTCACGTCTACGCGGGCATCTGGGTGCGCGGCACGATCGGGGCGATGACGCGTGGTCAGGTCACGGGCGGCTGGGCCTGGCGGCATCATCGCAAGTGGCTGAAGGATTTGGTCACGACGACCAAGCACTGA
- the fdxH gene encoding formate dehydrogenase subunit beta: protein MFTPVPNPTTKPAPAKFGEQDLIRRSASTVTPPAKRQTEVAKLIDVSKCIGCKACQVACLEWNNLTEEVGINTGVYDNPHDLTENTWTLMRYTEYENAETGNLEWLIRKDGCMHCEDPGCLKACPAPGAIVQYSNGIVDFVHDKCIGCGYCVKGCPFNIPRLSKADSKAYKCTLCVDRVAVGQGPACQKACPTQAIVFGTKDEMKQWADHRIKDLKSRGFSNAGLYDPPGVGGTHVMYVLQHLDKPQIYANLPNNPSISPIVEVWKGVTKYAGLAAIGAFAAIGFLHHAIAGPNRVSEEDEKNAERLTERQP from the coding sequence ATGTTTACACCTGTTCCTAACCCGACCACCAAGCCGGCTCCCGCGAAGTTTGGCGAGCAGGACCTGATCCGCCGTTCGGCATCTACCGTCACTCCGCCTGCCAAACGGCAGACGGAAGTGGCGAAGCTGATCGACGTGTCGAAATGCATTGGCTGCAAGGCCTGCCAGGTGGCGTGCCTCGAGTGGAATAATCTCACCGAGGAAGTCGGCATCAATACGGGTGTCTATGACAACCCGCACGATCTGACGGAAAACACCTGGACGCTGATGCGTTACACTGAGTACGAGAATGCCGAAACCGGCAATCTCGAGTGGCTGATCCGGAAGGATGGCTGCATGCATTGCGAGGATCCGGGCTGCCTCAAGGCTTGCCCGGCACCCGGCGCCATCGTGCAGTACTCCAATGGCATTGTGGATTTTGTCCACGACAAGTGCATCGGCTGCGGCTACTGCGTGAAGGGGTGTCCGTTCAACATCCCGCGCCTGTCGAAGGCCGACTCCAAAGCCTACAAGTGCACGCTCTGCGTTGACCGCGTCGCGGTCGGGCAGGGACCGGCATGTCAGAAGGCGTGTCCGACACAGGCGATTGTGTTCGGCACCAAGGACGAGATGAAGCAGTGGGCTGACCACCGCATCAAGGATCTCAAGTCGCGCGGCTTTAGCAATGCCGGCCTCTACGATCCTCCGGGTGTCGGCGGCACACATGTCATGTACGTGCTGCAACATCTCGACAAGCCGCAGATCTACGCCAACCTGCCGAACAACCCATCGATCAGTCCGATCGTTGAGGTTTGGAAGGGCGTGACCAAGTACGCCGGTCTCGCCGCTATCGGTGCCTTTGCCGCCATCGGATTCCTGCATCATGCCATCGCCGGCCCCAACAGGGTGTCGGAGGAGGATGAGAAGAACGCCGAGCGGTTGACGGAGAGACAGCCATGA
- the fdhE gene encoding formate dehydrogenase accessory protein FdhE — MSSVDPTAPDPSVISNIPTPQFARLPDPSQLFSVREARFAALAEGHDLAPYLKFLSGLCGVQAAIQDGLPEPDAIASEALERARQHGMPPLDRGHFIADAAFVATLDRLLAAAADIDMPTQARAALEKVTKADADGRARMVENVLAEAIPVEALAEHIFAAAALQVHFARLAARLDAKSLQPVGDGVCPSCGGAPTATVLVNWPRTPGARYCSCSLCGTLWNYVRSKCTLCGSTRKILFQEIEGAGNIKAETCDDCHGYMKVLNHQKDDRLDPVADDVATLGLDLLVRELGFRRGGVNPFLIGY; from the coding sequence ATGTCCAGCGTCGATCCGACTGCGCCTGATCCATCCGTCATCAGCAACATTCCGACGCCGCAATTTGCGCGGCTCCCAGATCCGAGCCAGTTATTCTCGGTCCGCGAGGCGCGGTTCGCCGCCCTCGCCGAGGGGCATGACCTTGCGCCTTATCTGAAGTTCCTGTCTGGGCTATGTGGAGTGCAGGCGGCCATTCAGGACGGCTTGCCGGAACCGGATGCGATTGCGTCGGAAGCACTGGAGCGCGCTCGTCAACATGGCATGCCGCCGCTCGACCGCGGTCATTTCATAGCCGATGCTGCTTTCGTTGCGACGCTGGATCGGCTGCTTGCGGCGGCAGCCGATATCGATATGCCGACGCAAGCCCGCGCGGCGCTCGAAAAGGTCACGAAAGCGGATGCCGACGGGCGCGCGCGCATGGTCGAGAACGTGTTGGCGGAGGCCATTCCGGTGGAGGCGCTCGCCGAGCACATCTTTGCGGCTGCTGCGCTTCAAGTCCATTTCGCCCGCCTTGCTGCACGGCTCGACGCCAAGAGCCTGCAACCGGTCGGCGATGGCGTGTGTCCGTCCTGCGGGGGAGCGCCGACGGCGACCGTGCTCGTCAACTGGCCGCGCACACCGGGGGCGCGCTATTGTTCCTGCTCGTTGTGCGGAACGCTTTGGAATTACGTGCGCTCGAAATGCACGCTCTGTGGCTCGACCCGCAAAATCCTGTTTCAGGAAATCGAGGGCGCGGGCAACATCAAGGCCGAGACCTGCGATGACTGCCATGGCTATATGAAAGTGCTCAATCATCAGAAAGATGATCGCCTTGATCCGGTAGCCGATGACGTCGCGACGCTGGGGCTCGATCTGCTGGTACGCGAGCTCGGCTTCCGTCGCGGTGGCGTTAATCCATTTCTGATCGGCTACTAG